One window of Fusarium keratoplasticum isolate Fu6.1 chromosome 2, whole genome shotgun sequence genomic DNA carries:
- a CDS encoding RRM domain-containing protein — protein sequence MNQIRAIQALNKKEIENGITPEGSWHTDYRDTAYIYFGGLPYELSEGDVVTIFSQFGEPVFLKLVRDKETGKSKGFGWLKYEDQRSTDLAVDNLGGAEIGGRLVRVDHARYKARDDEDPEEFKVGWEDMMKREGQALSEDESSEEEQRRPMLPEERELALLMQEHDDDDPMKGFLIEEKKKEVEEARRKADKKDRKHKHRHHRSHRSRRDDSREDKHRRSRRDETPVEGDERRHEKEPRRHRDRDDDRDRRRDRDRRRDRDDEDGERDRDRRRDRDRDRDREHRRRDRDEHDESRHRRYRDEDDKDRKPRRRSRSRSPRRRDD from the exons ATGAATCAGATTCGCGCGATCCAGGCGCTTAACAAGAAGGAGATCGAAAACGGAAT CACTCCAGAAGGTTCCTGGCATACCGACTACCGCGACACTGCCTACATCTACTTTGGCGGTTTACCCTACGAACTATCTGAAGGCGATGTTGTAACAATTTTCTCCCAGTTTGGAGAGCCTGTCTTTCTCAAACTCGTCCGCGACAAAGAAACGGGAAAGTCCAAGGGCTTTGGATGGCTCAAATATGAGGATCAACGAAGCACCGATCTGGCAGTCGACAACCTAGGTGGAGCAGAAATTGGTGGTCGCCTCGTCCGTGTGGATCATGCGCGGTATAAGGCTCGAGACGATGAAGACCCAGAAGAGTTCAAGGTCGGCTgggaggacatgatgaagcgagAGGGACAAGCTTTGTCGGAAGACGAGAGtagcgaggaggagcagagaCGGCCTATGCTTCCCGAGGAGAGAGAACTGGCGCTGCTCATGCAGGaacatgacgatgacgatcCTATGAAGGGATTCCTGAtcgaggaaaagaagaaggaggttgaagaggccCGGCGCAAGGCTGACAAGAAGGACCGGAAGCACAAGCACAGACATCATCGATCGCACCGATCAAGGAGGGACGATAGCAGGGAAGATAAACATCGCAGATCGCGCCGGGATGAGACTCCTGTAGAAGGAGACGAACGACGCCACGAGAAAGAGCCGCGAAGACACAGAGATCGAGACGACGACCGTGACCGGCGACGGGATAGAGACAGGAGAAGGGACagagacgacgaagacgGTGAACGGGATCGAGATCGCAGGAGGGACAGAgaccgagatcgagatcgCGAGCACAGGAGACGTGACCGAGATGAGCATGACGAGTCACGGCACAGGCGATATAgggacgaggacgacaaggacagGAAACCGAGAAGACGCAGTAGAAGTCGGTCGCCACGACGGCGCGATGATTAG